CAGCGGCCATGGCTCGGAGGGTGGTGCCGAAGGCATCCAGAGCTACCTCCACACGAAATTCATCAGCCAGGTCTGATACGCAGGCACAGAAAAAACAGGAGACATCACCATGAAGCTCACCACGCGAGGCATTCGCACCAGCGCTATCGTGGCGCTTGCCATTGCATTCGGACCACTCTGCGGCCACGCTCTCGCGCAAGACACCTACCCCAGCCGCCCGATCACGCTGGTCGTCCCGTTTCCGGCGGGCGGCGTGACCGACGTGGTGGCGCGTGAACTTGCACATCGCATGGCAACGGCGCTCGGACAACCGGTCGTGGTGGACAACCGCGCAGGCGCTGGAGGCAACATCGGGACGCAGGCCGTGGCAAGGGCGGCGCCAGACGGCTACACCCTGGGCGTGCTGACCGTCAGCGCGCTGTCGATCGGTCCCCACCTGAGCCGCAAGCTGCCGTTCGACCCGGCGCGCGACTTCACGCCGATCACCAACCTGGTCAACACCCCGGGCGCCGTCATCGCCGGGCCCGGCGCGCCGTTCAACACCTTCGCCGAGTTCGTCAGGTACGCAAAGGCGAATCCCGGCAAGGTCACCTATGCGAGCGTGGGTCCGGGTTCGATCCCGCACCTGAGCGCCGAGATCCTGGCGAAGGCGACCAGGGTCGACATGGTCCACGTCCCCTACAAGGGTGCCGCGCCCGCGATGCAGGACCTGCTCGCCAACCATATCGACCTGTCCTTCGAGACATCGCTGGCCACCACCATGACGTACCACGCGAACAAGCGCATCAAGGTCCTGGCGATCACCGGCCCGAGCCGCGTCTCCGTGCTGCCCGACGTGCCCACCGTGGCCGAGTCGGGCTATCCGGGTTTCGGCGTGCAGGGCTGGTTCGGTTTCTTCGGCCCCCGGGGACTGTCTCCCGCCAACGTGGAAAAGCTCAACAAGGCCGCCGCGCAGGCCTTCGCCGATCCCGCGTTGCGCCAGCGCCTGGAGCAACTCGGAATGCAGCCCGACACGGGAAGCGCCCAGCAGTTCCGGCAATTCCTTGCGCAGCAAGACAAGGTCTGGGCCGAAGCGGTCAAGGGCCTTCACATCGTTCTGGAATGAAAGAGAAA
Above is a window of Variovorax sp. PMC12 DNA encoding:
- a CDS encoding Bug family tripartite tricarboxylate transporter substrate binding protein, translating into MKLTTRGIRTSAIVALAIAFGPLCGHALAQDTYPSRPITLVVPFPAGGVTDVVARELAHRMATALGQPVVVDNRAGAGGNIGTQAVARAAPDGYTLGVLTVSALSIGPHLSRKLPFDPARDFTPITNLVNTPGAVIAGPGAPFNTFAEFVRYAKANPGKVTYASVGPGSIPHLSAEILAKATRVDMVHVPYKGAAPAMQDLLANHIDLSFETSLATTMTYHANKRIKVLAITGPSRVSVLPDVPTVAESGYPGFGVQGWFGFFGPRGLSPANVEKLNKAAAQAFADPALRQRLEQLGMQPDTGSAQQFRQFLAQQDKVWAEAVKGLHIVLE